Below is a window of Herbiconiux aconitum DNA.
GGTGCCGGTGTCGTCGAGAGCCAGCTTCTGGAAGATCGATGTCACGTTCTTCTCCACGGCACCCACGCCGATCACGAGGCGCGCTGCGATGGCCGCGTTCGTGCGGCCCTCGGCCATCAGGGCGAGCACCTCGTGCTCACGCGGGGTGAGCGTCTCGAGCGGATCGTGCCGCCGCCCGAGCAGCTGCCCCACCACCTCGGGGTCGAGCACGGTGCCGCCCGCGGCGATGCGGCGCACGGCGTCGTCGAGTTCGGTGAGCGACGCCACGCGGTCTTTGAGCAGGTAGCCGATGCCGCCGGCTCCGGATGCGAGCAGTTCCTGCGCGTAGGTCACCTCGACGTACTGCGAGAGCAGCAGGATGCCCACTCCCGGCCGGAGCTCGCGGGCCCGGATCGCCGCGCGCACACCTTCATCGCGGAACGTCGGCGGCATCCGCACGTCGAACACGGCGAGATCGGGTGCGGTGTCGGCGAGGGTGTCGAGCAGCGAGTCGCCGTCGCCGTAGGCGCCGACCACGTCGACCCCGGTCTCGGCCAGCACCCGCACGAGCCCTTCGCGCAGCAGCACCGAGTCATCGGCGACGACGACCCGCAGTGCGCGCTCGTCGCTCGCCTCCGAAACACTCACCCGCCCAGCCTAGAGCGCCGGGCGTCTCACCCCTCGGGTCCCGCATCGCCGCGCACGTGACGAACGGATGGAGGTGGTGCCGGATTCGACACCGCCCTCCATCCGTCGTCACGATCCGCCGAGTCGCCACCCGTTCGTCACTCGATCGGATGCGCCGCGCAGGTCAGATGAGCGGATCGGCCGGGTAGGCGCCGGGTCCGGTATCCGCGGGCCGGTCCGATCGCGACACAGCAGCCGACGCTGACCCCGGCACGGCGGTCGACGCCTGCGCCGATCCCGAGGCTGCCTCGGCAGCCGACCCCGCGGACGACGCGGCGGCCGAGGCCGACGCGGCCGCCACCGTGAACGGGAGGTGCGCCGCGAGCACCGTCGGGCCACCGACCGGGCTCATCAGCTCGAGCGAGCCCCCGACACCCCGGAGACGCTGCTCGAGCCCGGCGAGACCGTGGCCCTCGAGCGGTGCCGCTCCTCCGCGCCCGTCGTCCATCACCGTCACGTCGAGCCACGACGGCACACCGGCACCACCGGGCGTCGCACCGCCCACCGCGCCGGCCACCGCCGCGGCCGCGCCGGCCTCCGCGCCGACGGGCGGCCGCACCGCGACCCGCACCTCCACCGACCGGGCTCCCGCGTGCTTGGCCGCATTGGCCAACGCCTCGCTCGCCACGAAGTACGCGTTGCGTTCGATCTCCTGCGGCACCCGCAACCCCACCGGGAGCGCGCTCACGATCCGCGTCGGCACGGGACTCCGCACCGCCGCCGACTCCAATGCCGCCACGAGCCCTCGATCCATCAGGATCGGCGGCGCGAACCCACGCGACAGCGACCGCAGCTCATCGAGCGCCTCGCGTGACTGGGTCATCGCCTCGTCGATCAGCTGCCGTGCCCGCGCCGGATCGGTGTCGATCTGGCGCTCGGCGGCCGCGAGGTCCATCTGCAAGCGCACGAGGCGCTGCTGCGGTCCGTCGTGGATGTCGCGTTCGAGCCGTCGCAGGGAGTGCCCCTCGGCGGCCACGGCGGCCCCGCGCGACGCCGAGAGCTCCAGCACCTCGCGACGCAGCGCATCCGACCGGAACGGGCCGAGCATCCCGCGCGCGATTCCGTAGTGGATCGACACCAGCCCCCGGGTGATGAACGGCAGCGTCACCAAGAAGATCACGCCGGCCACGAACAAGACGATGTTGTCGCCGAGCCGTTCGTCGACGCCCGTGCTCGTGCCCGGAACGAAGAAGTCGACGATGACGCTGTAGAGGCTCCATCCGCGGTCGCCCTGAGGAATCCACCGGCTGTAGAACCAGTACGTCACACCGCCGAGCCCGCTCGCGACCCAGGTGATCGTGATCGACCAGGTCGTCACGCCCACGACGAAGTTCACGACGGAGCCGTGCAGCAGAGCGAGCCAGTAGTGCCCGTTGCGAAACACGGTGAACATCCGCGTGAACCAGCCACCCCCGGTCACCACCCGCCATTCGGGCGTCGGGATGCCCGGGAAGCCCGCCGCGCGCAACCGCAGCACTTCGAAGGCACCGAATCCCCGGGCCACCCACATCGTGGCCACCAGCAGGAAGAAGCCGACCACGATCACCAGAGTGCTGACCCCCGTGCTGAACAGGGTGACCAGGGTCACGAAGCTCGCGATCACGATCGGCAGCGTCGGCAGCAGGAAGCCGAGCTCGCGCGGCACACCACGCCAGAGGTTTCCGTAACGGATGCCGCGACGGGCGGGAGGCGATGACGCCATGCGCGGGCCTCCCTGCTCCTCGTGCGTGTGCTGATCGGCGTGCCGCCGACTCTCGTCGGCCTCGATGCCGACGACTTCGTCGTTCTCAGTGGTGGTCATGTCCGGTCCCTTCGATTGTCCCAGCACCCTGGCCCGGTTCGACAACCACGAACTGGCCCATCATGCCCTGGTCTTCGTGCCACAGGAGGTGGCAGTGGTACATGTACGGCGCATCCGGATCGGCGTAGTCGTCGAACCGCATGATCAGGCGCACCTCGGTGTCGGGTGGCAGGTACACGGTGTCCTTCCACCCCCCGAGCTCGGGTGGAGGAGGCGCACCGCCCACGCTCAGCACCTGGAACTGCACGTCGTGCACGTGGAAGTTGTGGGGCAGCTGCATCTCGTTCCGCACCGTCCAGAGTTCGGTGGCGCCGAGCTCCACGACCTGGTCGATGCGGTCCATCTGCATCACGTCGTCGTCGATGGCGAAACCGTCGAGGGTGATCGTGCGCCGGGCGGTCACGTCGGATTCGCGGAGGCGCTCGATCGTCGTCAGCCTGGCCGGCGCATCCGGGGCCGAGGCTGCCGGTGTCAACGACGCCGCGGCCCGCAGCTGCAGCACGTCGAAGCGGTCGGCGCCGCCGTTGCGACTCGCCACTTCGGGCTCGGTGCCGAGATCGGGCGGGGTGGACCGCAGCGTCGTGGTCTCGCCGGGAACGAAACGCACCACGATCTCGGCCCGCTCTCCGGGAGACAGACGGATGCGCGTCGCCGGCACCGGCGCATCCAGCAGCCCGCCGTCGCTCGCGATGAGCTGCACGGTGCGGTCGTCGGCGAACTCGAAGTCGTAGGTGCGCGCGGTCGAGGCGTTCAGCAGGCGCAAGCGCACCGCCTCGCTCGTGACGTCGAGGTAGGGACCGAGCGTGCCGTTGACGAGGAGCGTATCGCCGAGGGCGCCGACGAAGCCGCGGGTGCCGTCGTCGAAGGCGCCGTCGGAGGTGAAACGTTTGTCTTGCACGATGAGAGGGATGTCGTCGACGCCGTAGTTCCTCGGGAGCGCGAGGGCCGCTTCCTCCGGATCGCGCACGAGGAAGAGCCCCGCGAGTCCGCGTGCGACGTGCGCCTCGGTGCGGCCGTGCGGATGCGGGTGGTACCAGAGCGTGGCGGCGGGCTGGTCGATGGTCCAGGTGGGCGACCATGTGGTGTCGGGAGCGATCGGCTGGTGCGGACCGCCGTCCATCGCGGCCGGGAGGTGCATGCCGTGCCAGTGCACGGTGGTGGCCTCGGGGAGTTCGTTGCGCACGTCGACGCGCACCTTCTCGCCGCGATCCGCGACGAGAGTGGGGCCGAGGTAGCTGCTGTTGAAACCCCAGGTGGGTGTCTGTGCACCGGACTGGAATTCGGTGGTGCCGGTCTGTGCGGTCAGGTCGAAGACGCGGGTTCCGGATGCGTCGAGCCGGCCTTCGTCGAGGGGCGGAACGGCGAGCGCACGGTCGAACTCCACCGCTCCGACCGTGTCGACCCGCCCGCCGTCGAGCAGTCCGGGCACGATGCCGCCGAGCGCACCGCACCCGCCCAGTCCGATGGCGAGTACGGCGCCGCCGGCGAGCAGCACCCCCGCGGCGGCGAGGGTGGCGCGCGGCCTCCGCACTCGCGTGCGCGGTCCGATTCGTGGGGATGTCCTGACCATGTCCCCAGCCTCGCGAAATCGCGGCGCTCCCCCCATCCGGCCCGCTCACGAATCGGGGGTGGGGTTATCCCCCGTCCCCGCTCCCACTCGTCCCGAATCGGGCCAAAAGAGCGAGGGAAGGCCGATTTGGGGCGAGTCGCGCGAGCTCGCGACGCGGTGCCCGCGAGGGCGCACGCTACAGGCCCTTGTCGACGACCCAGGGTGAGCGCGAGGCCGGGGCGCGAGCCCGCGACGCGGTGCCCGCGAGGGCGCACGCAACAGGCCCTTGTCGACGACCCAAGGTGAGCGCGCGGCCGCGTCAGCGACCGCACGCGAACATGTCGCGCGGCGCCGGGCAAGGACCGGTGCCGCCCGAGGACGCCGCGCGAAGCACGGCGCCCGAGGACAGCTAGCGCCGGCGCCGGACGTCAGGCAACAGGGCGCCCCACGACCGCCCCCGAACCGCACTCACCCACACCCCCGCGCCGTAGGCGAGGTCGTCGAGGCGGCGGGCCAGCGCGAACCGCACCGGATCGAGCCTCACCCGCGTGCGCCGGTGCTCGATCGCCACGTCGGCGAGGTGCGCGACGAGAACCGCGCGTCGCAGGCGGGCCGATAGCAGGCATCCGATCGCCACCGCCGGCCACCAGTGCCGCAGCAGCAGAGCCATGGCCTGCACGAGCGAGGCGAGCAGTCCGTTGGCGGTGAGCCCCGCTGCCACCCGCACCGGATGCTCGCTCTTCGACAGCTTCGACGCCAACCGCCACACGGTCACCGCACTGATCGCGAGCGCCACCGGCACCGACCACCGGCGTTGCGCGAGCAGAACCGCCACCACTGCGGCGCTCCACGGCGCGAGCACGGCGGGCGCGATGTCGTGCGGGTGCCGTTGGGCGAGCGGATGCGCGCCGGTTCCGTAAAAGGACTTCCGCGCCATCCACTCGCCCACCGTCGTGCGGTGCTCGTGCCACACCGTCGCGGCGGGTTCGTAGCGCACGCGGAGGCCCTGGTCGGCGAGCCTCCACACGAGGTCGACGTCTTCGCCGACGCGCATCCCGGCATCGAAACCGTCACCGAGGGCGTCGACGCGTGCCACCAGGAACGTGCTCGACACCCACGACACTGGCGCGCGCTGGCGCACGATCGCGGGCTGTTCCCCGAGGTCGAGGCTCGATCGGGCATCTTCGTAGCGCCCGATCCAGTTGAGGCCCTTCTCGCCCGGCAGCCCCAGCACACGCGGGGCGACGAGGGCGACCTTCGGGTCGGCGAAGTGGCGGAGCAGCGTGTCGACGGTCTCCGGATGCGCCACCACGTCGGAGTCGACGAACACCACGAACGGGGTGGTCACGAGCCGCAGTCCCGCGTTGCGGGCGGCCGCGGGGCCGGCGTTCTCGGCGAGCTCGAGCACCTCCGCGCCCCACCGCGCGGCGGCGGCGCGGGTGCCCCCGGGGTCGACGGAGGCGTCGTCGACGACGATGATGCGCGGGTGCGCCACCGACGCGGTATCGCGCTCGCCGGGCGCGGGACGCGCTCGCCCACCGCGGCCGATCGGCCACCCGGGCCCGCCTTCGGGTGAGGAGCTCGAGCGCTGCGGATCACCGTCGCCACCCGACACCGCGCCGGAACGCGAATCACCCCACCCCCGGGGCCCGGGCATGGCCGCAGACGACGTGAGCGCCGCGAGGAGGCGGTCGAGCGCCACCGGACGATCGCGCACGGGGATGACGTAGGTGACCTCGGCCGGGTCGCCCGGCCGAAGCGTCGAGACGACGGGGTCGGCGATGCCCGCCTCGAGCAAGCGGTCGGCCAGCACGGCGGTCGGGCGGTCGCGGATACGCAGCTCGCGTCCGTCGAACAGGCCAGCGGCCGCAGCGGTGAGGTAGAGCACGCGGGTGGGCGCGCCGCCGATGAGTGCGCGCCCGCCGTCTTTCACCCGCACCCGCCGGTTGAGTCGCACCACGCTCCCCGGCGGTAGCCCGCCGGACCGCGGCGCCTCCGCCGCCCCTCCGACGTGATCGTCGCCCGAGCCGCCACGAGCGCCGCCCTGTGACGCGTCGATCCGGGGTGGGGTGCCGCCATGCGCCGGCGTGCCGGAATGCGGTGGGGCGTCCGACTGCGGTGACACGTCTGCCTGCGGTGGCGTGCCGCCCTGCGGATGCGTGCCGTCGCGCGGCGAGGCGCCCGCCCGCGGTGGGGTGCCCCCCTGCGGTTGCGTGCCGTCGCGCGGCGAGCCGTCCGCCTGCGGTGGCGTGCCTGCGCGGCGATCGGGCGGTGGGTGATCCGTCATCGCAGCATCCCACGGGGGTCGGGAGCGTCGGCGGCGACGCGACGGAGGGCATCCGTCACCATCGCGTCGAAGAGCGCCGCGCCCTCGGCAGCGGTCGCTCCGCTCGGGTCGCCCAGGATGCCTGACTCCGACACCGCGGCGACACCGCCCGCCGCCAGGAGGGGCAGCAATTCGGTCATCGGCGCCGTGTTGCCCGCACCGGGCAGCGGAAGCCGCACCGCCGTCGGCGCGAGGTGCAGCATGAGCGAGGTCTCGGTGCGCCCGGCGTGCGCGTCGCGCACAGACCCGCCGAGCCCGGCAGGCGCGTCCGCCACGGAGCCTGCGGGCACGGCGGGCGCATCCGCCAGCGCCCCGGCCTCGCCGGCTCTCGACGCCGCGCCGCGCTCGGGGGCCGGCACGGCACACGGCAGCCACGCGACGCCGTGGTTCTCGGCGCGGAGCTGGGGCACCGCCGACACGAGGGTCGCCACGTTGCCGCCGTGGCCGTTCACGATGACGACCCGCGCCGCCCAGGTCGACAACGAGCGCACCAGTTCGATCAGCACGAACCGCAGTGCCTCGTGTCCGATCGAGATCGTGCCCGGGAACGACTGGTGCTCCCCGCTGGCGCCGTAGGCCAGCACCGGCGCGACCACCACCGGGTCGCCGGCGGAACGCATCCGTTCGCCGACAACGGATGCGACGGCGCGCGCGATCACGGAGTCGGTGTCGAACGGCAGGTGAGGTCCGTGCTGCTCGGTCGACCCGATCGGCAGCAGAACGGTCGCGCCCGGCGGCACGGACGGCCAGCTCAGGGCGTCGAGTCCGGTCACGTCGCCCACGCTATCCGTTGGGCTCCCCGAACGCCCGCGACGGCCTCTTCCCGCCACAGGTTCGCGTCGAGAAACGCAAACGTGAAGTCCACCTCGTGCTACTTCTTCTCAGCCTCGGCCTTCGCCAGTGGCTTCGCGGTGCGCGTGCGCGGCCCCGCCTTCGACCCGGCGCCGGCCGGCGGCGCAGCAGCGGCGCTCGACGCCGCAGCCGACGATCCGGCAGCACCCCCGGCCCCACCGTCGTCACCCGCGGCCGATCCCGCCCCGAGCGTGCGCGTGAACCCTTCAGGAATCACGAGGTCATCAGGCCCGAGCTCGTGCACCGACGCATGCCCGGTGCCGAGCACCGCCGAATCCAGTCCGCCGCGCAGGATGTCGAGCACGTTCTCCACCCCGGCCTGCCCGTTGGCCGCGAGCCCCCAGAGGTAGGCCCGCCCGATCATCACGGCCCGGGCCCCGAGCGCGACCGCCTTCGCCACGTCTCCGCCGCGCCGCACCCCACCGTCGAGCACGACCTCGATCTGGTCGCCGACCGCCGCAGCGACCGACGGCAGCATCCGGATGGTCGCCGGCGTGGTGTCGAGGTTGTTGCCGCCGTGGTTCGACACCGAGATCGCGGTCACACCGGCGTCCACCGCACGGAGCGCGTCGTCGATCCGCGTCACGCCCTTCAGCATGAACGGCCCGCCCCACTCCTCACGCAGCCATGCGACGTCTTCCCACGTGGGCGGCGGTGTCTGCATCCACTCGTAGTAGGCCCCGAAGAACGTCGGCGCCACGCCCCCGGGCGGCTGCAGGTTCGGCGCGGTCAGGTCGGGCAACTCCCGCCGCCGCAGGTACGCCAGAAGCCAGGCCGGATGCGGCAGCACGTTCGGCGCGAAGTTCACCATGGTCTTCAGGTCGAGCTTCTCGGGAATCGAGGGGCTCCCCCAGTCGCGCCCGTTCGAGAACGACCAGTCGAGGGTGGCGATCAGCCCGCGCGCACCGGCCTTCCGGGCCCGGTCCATCCGCTGGATCATCGCATCCCGCGTTCCCGTCCAGTACATCTGGAACAGCGTGTTCGGGTTCGCCGCGACGACCTCTTCCACCGGCTTCGACGCGAACGAGGACAGCCCCATCGTGATGCCTCGATTGGCGGCGGCGCGTGACACCGCGACCTCGCCATCGGGATGCACGGCCTGCACCCCCGTGGGAGAGATCATCACGGGGAACGAGAGCGGCAGCCCCATCACCGAGGTCGAGAGATCGCGGGAGGGCTTGTGCCCCGCGACGTGCGGCGCGAATCCGATCTCCGAGAAGGCGCCGATGTTGTCTTCGATCGTGAGGCCGCGCTCGGAGCCGGCCACCAGGGCCCCGTACACCGAGGAGGGCAAGCGCTTCTGCGCCCGGCGCTGCGCCTCGGCGACCGTTTCGAACCAGGGATTCGCCATCGAATTCTCACTCTCTTCTCGGTACGACGTCGACGAGAACAACTGCCGACATTCTATCTGACACTCGGTGCCAAAACATCATCGATCATGTTCGGAACAACTCCCCCAGCGCCGGCGCGATGTCGTGGAAGGTGCGGATGGCGTGGAACCCACCCCGCCCGATCCGCGCCAGTTCGCGCCCGAGCTCGACATCTTTCTCTCCGCTCGTATCGAGCAGCACGTCGAGCCGGGGCAGTCGCCCGGCGAACGGTCGCGGGTCGGGCCCGGCGTTGTGCACGCAGTCGGAGAGCAGGATGACGCGGGCATTCCGCGGAGGCACCCCCGCCAGTTGCGTGGCCGCGAGCTGCAGCGGGAACGCGATGTTGGTGAGCCCACGGGCCGGGATGCGGAGCATCTCGTCGAGCAGCTCCATGGGGCGCACCGGGTCGCCGAGCCGCTGGAGCACGGCGGCATCCGACCAGAACGCGATGACCGCCAGCGCGTCGTGCCCGCCCTGCCCGATCTCGGCGGCGAGCGCCCCCACGGTCGCCGCCGCAGTGCGCACCCGCTCCCCTTTCATCGACCCCGACACGTCGACCGCGAGCACCACGGAGCGCCGGGCGCGCACGCGTTCGCGCACGATGATATCCTCGTCGTCGGGCACCGGATGCTCGGCGAGCATCTCGAGGGTCTGGTCGAGGTCGATGTCGTCGCTCCCGCCGCGATACGGCACGCTCGCGAAGTGGCCCGAGCCGCGGTCGCGCGCGGTGTCGACCTTGGGCTTCGGCACCGAGAGGCGGGCCGCGATCTGCGCGGCGCGGGCTCGCACCACCGGGTCGAGTTGAGGATCCTCGTCGCTGAGAGGGATGACGGAAGCCGGGTCGTCGGTGAATCCCGCCCCCGACCCGGTCGGCCGACGCGCACCCGAGCCGGCGGAACGCCCCGGCTGCGGCCGCAGCACGAGCCCAGCGCTCGAACCGGCCACGTCGAACACGGTCGGATCGGCGTCGAGCTGCTTCGGCTTGCGCCTCAACGGCTTCGCCCCGCGCGGAGGCTCAGCACTGCGTCGCGACACCGGGGAGTCGGCCTCGACGGCTCTTCATCCGGGCTCGGCGCGGGCGGGCTCCAGGATGAAGTGGTCTTCCCAGATCTCGCGCAGCACCCGCTCGGGCGTTGTCTCGGCGGCTTCGTCGAGGTGGATGCGCCCCGACAGCGACACGAGCATGGCGTCGAAGAGGGTGGTTCGATAGGCGTCGTCGGTCGGCGCCGGTGACGACTCGTCGAACCCCCGAAGCGCGAACAGCTCGTGCGCCACCAGGGCGCAGTCGATCGCGCCCCGCACGCTGGAGCCCTGCCGCACATCCGGATGCGTGCGGGTCGCCCGGGTGAGCGCGACGGCGTCGGGGATGATGCGTTCGGCCAGCGGGCCCAGCAGTCCGGTGCGGAGCGCGACGATGCCACGTTCCGATTCGGCGTCCTGGTAGCCCACGACGATGCGGTTGAGGCGGTCGGCGACGCTCGTCGAGAGCCGCGTGGTGCCGACATTGTCGAAGGGGTTCATCGACGCGATCACCCGGAAGGTGGGCTGCGCTTCGATGAGCCCCACCCGCGGCACCTCGATCGCGCGGTCGGCCATCGCGGTGAGCAGCGTGTTGAGGGTGTCCTCCGGCGCACGGTTGAACTCCTCGATGTAGAGGAAACCGCCCTGTCGCATCGCTTCGACCAGGGGCCCGGCCACGAAGTTGTCGGCGCTGTAGTCCTCGCGCAGCACCCGTGCCGGGTTGTGGTGGCCCACCAGCTTCGCCGGCGTCAGGTCGGCGTTGCCCTCGACGAAGAGCAGCGGGATGCCCCACTCCTCGGTGATCGCCTTGAGCATCGTCGTCTTCGACGTTCCCGGCGGGCCCTCGAGCACGAGGTCGCGGCCGGCGGCGACGGCCGCGAGCGCGAGTTCGAGCTCGCGTTCACGGCCCACCAGGTGCGCGGCGATCCTGCGGCGGGTCTCCGCCACATCCGTCTCACCCATGCATCCATCCCTCCAGCCCGGTCGACCCGGGCACAGCCCTCACTTGATCGTGTACCCGGCGTCGATCTTCAGCTCGGTTCCCGTGACGTAACGCGCCTCGTCGGAGGCCAGATACAGCACGGCGTTCGAGATGTCGATCGCCTCCACCCAGGGGATCGGCAGCGCGTTGGTGGTGGCGAAGATCTCGGCCGCCGCCTCCTGAGTGGGGTGTTCGACATCCGGCATGAACAACCGGAAGGTCGCCTCGTTGAGGATCATGTCGGTGGCCACACCCGTGGGATGCACCGTGTTCACGCGGATGCGGTGCGGAGCGAGTTCCAATGCGAGCGTGCGCATGATCCCGACCACGGCGTGTTTCGACGCGGTGTAGGCCACCACGTTCGGCGTGCCCTTGAGACCCGCTGCCGAGGAGGTGATGATGATCGACCCGCCCGTGCCCTGCTCGATCAGGTGCGGGATGACGGCTTTCGCCGTGTGCCAGACGCCTTTCGAGTTGATGTCGTTCACCATGTCCCACTCGTCGTCGGAGACCAGGTGCGACTGCTCACCGAACGCGAAGATGCCCGCGTTGGCCGACACGATGTCGACGTGCCCGAGTTCGGCCACGCCCTCGTCGAGGGCGGCCTTCAGCGCGTCGTAGTCGCGCACGTCGGCCTTGCGCGCCACGATCCGCCGATCGAGCGCCTCCACCTGGCGCACCGTCTCGGCGAGATCCTCCTCGGTGGCGCCCGGGTAGAACCGGTCCATTCCGGGAATCGACTCCGCGATGTCGATCGCGATGATGTCCGCACCCTCCGCCGCCAACCGCAGGGCGTGCGACCGCCCCTGCCCACGGGCGGCGCCGGTGATGAAGGCGACCTTGCCGTCTACGCGTCCCATCCGGCGGCCCTCACTTCACCGCAGCGCCGGCGTCGACCGGCAGCATGACGCCGGTGACGTAGCGCGCTTCGTCGGAGGCCAGCCAGAGCACTGCGTTCGAGATGTCGACCGCTTCGACCCACGGAATGGGCAGCGCGTTCATCGCGATCGCGGCGTCGGCGAAGTCCTGCTTCGTGGGGTTCTCGAGGTCGGGCCGGAACAGGCGGTAGATGGCGTCGTTCTGCACCATCGGGGTGTCGACCGTGGTGGGGTGGATGCTGTTCACGCGGATGAAGTCGGGTGCGAGCTCCAACGCCAGGGTGCGCATGAGCCCCACCACGCCGTGCTTGGCCGAGACGTAGTGCGAGATGTTCGGGTAGGCGAAGATGCCGGCATCCGAACTCGTCAGAATGATCGACCCGCCGTTGCCGCCGGCCCGAAGGTGCGGGATCGCAGCCTTCGCGGTGCGCCACACTCCCCCGAGGTTGATGTCGATCATGTTCTTCCATTCCTCATCGGGAATGTCTTGCGACAGGTTCGGCGAACCCGAGATGCCGGCGTTCGCCGAGACGATGTCGAGCCGGCCGAGTTGGGCGACGCCCTCGTCGAGCGCTCCCTTCAGCTGGTCGAAGTCGCGCACGTCGGCCTTGCTGGCGACGATGCGGCGGTCGAGCGCTTCGACCTGCCGCACGGTTTCGGCGAGATCCTCCTCGGTCGCTCCGTCGTAGGGGTTCTCGGGGATCGCCTCGCAGATGTCGATCGCGATGATGTCGGCGCCTTCCTGCGCCAGCCGGATCGCGTGCGAGCGCCCTTGCCCGCGAGCCGCGCCGGTGATGAATGCGACCTTTCCTTCTACACGCCCCATTGCGTGCTCCTTTCGTCGTGAGCCCGCAGGCCCGTGAGCCCGGAGGCTCGGATCTATTTGATGAGCGAACCGGCATCCACCGGCAGAGTGACGCCGGTGACGTAGCGGGCCTCGTCGGAGGCGAACCACAGCACGGCGTTCGAGATGTCGACCGGATCGACCCACTTGATCGGCAGCGCATTGAGCGTCTGGAACCGCTCGCCCACCACGTCGCGAGTGCGCTCGGCCAGCGGCAGGTCGCCCGCGAACAGCGCGTAGGTGGCGTCGTTGTGGATCATGTCGGTGTCGACACTGGTCGGATGCACGGAGTTCACCCGGATGAAGTCGGGCGCGAGTTCGAGCGCGAGGGTGCGCATCAGCCCCACCACGCCGTGCTTCGCGGCCACGTAGTGTCCGATGTTCGGGATGGCCATCAGTCCGGCCGTCGACGAGGTGAGCACGATCGATCCGCCCTTGCCGCCCGCCTTCAGGTGCGGCACGGCCGCCTTGACGGCGTGCCAGACGCCGGTGAGGTTGGTGTCGAGCATGTCTCCCCACTGCTCCTCGGTGAGCTCCTCCATACTGCCGAAACTGAAGATGCCCGCGTTCGCGGCCACGATGTCGAGGCGGCCGAGTTGTGCGACCCCGTCGTCGACCGCCGCTTGCACGGCCTCGTAATCGCGCACATCCGCTCGCGTGGCGACGATGCGCCGATCGAGCGCTTCGACCTGGCGAACGGTCTCCTCCATGTCGGCCGGAGTCGACATCGGGTAGGGCACCGAGTCGATCTGGTCTTCGATGTCGACCGCGATGATGTCGGCGCCTTCCTGCGCCAGCCGGAGCGCGTGGCTGCGCCCCTGCCCCCGTGCCGCGCCGGTGACGAACGCCACCTTTCCTTCTACACGCCCCATTGCGTGCTCCTTTCGGTTGATCTTCTCGACGCCCGGATGGTCGGGTCAGTACTGCGTGTTGCCGGCGTCGACCGTCAGCTCGAGACTCGTGACGTAACGCGACTCG
It encodes the following:
- the mftE gene encoding mycofactocin biosynthesis peptidyl-dipeptidase MftE, whose protein sequence is MTGLDALSWPSVPPGATVLLPIGSTEQHGPHLPFDTDSVIARAVASVVGERMRSAGDPVVVAPVLAYGASGEHQSFPGTISIGHEALRFVLIELVRSLSTWAARVVIVNGHGGNVATLVSAVPQLRAENHGVAWLPCAVPAPERGAASRAGEAGALADAPAVPAGSVADAPAGLGGSVRDAHAGRTETSLMLHLAPTAVRLPLPGAGNTAPMTELLPLLAAGGVAAVSESGILGDPSGATAAEGAALFDAMVTDALRRVAADAPDPRGMLR
- the mftD gene encoding pre-mycofactocin synthase MftD (MftD, an enzyme found in the mycofactocin biosynthesis locus, performs an oxidative deamination of 3-amino-5-[(p-hydroxyphenyl)methyl]-4,4-dimethyl-2-pyrrolidinone (AHDP). The resulting compound, now called pre-mycofactocin (PMFT), is a biologically active redox cofactor that can oxidize the non-exchangeable NADH of TIGR03971 family SDR-type oxidoreductases.), which codes for MANPWFETVAEAQRRAQKRLPSSVYGALVAGSERGLTIEDNIGAFSEIGFAPHVAGHKPSRDLSTSVMGLPLSFPVMISPTGVQAVHPDGEVAVSRAAANRGITMGLSSFASKPVEEVVAANPNTLFQMYWTGTRDAMIQRMDRARKAGARGLIATLDWSFSNGRDWGSPSIPEKLDLKTMVNFAPNVLPHPAWLLAYLRRRELPDLTAPNLQPPGGVAPTFFGAYYEWMQTPPPTWEDVAWLREEWGGPFMLKGVTRIDDALRAVDAGVTAISVSNHGGNNLDTTPATIRMLPSVAAAVGDQIEVVLDGGVRRGGDVAKAVALGARAVMIGRAYLWGLAANGQAGVENVLDILRGGLDSAVLGTGHASVHELGPDDLVIPEGFTRTLGAGSAAGDDGGAGGAAGSSAAASSAAAAPPAGAGSKAGPRTRTAKPLAKAEAEKK
- a CDS encoding vWA domain-containing protein, producing the protein MRRKPKQLDADPTVFDVAGSSAGLVLRPQPGRSAGSGARRPTGSGAGFTDDPASVIPLSDEDPQLDPVVRARAAQIAARLSVPKPKVDTARDRGSGHFASVPYRGGSDDIDLDQTLEMLAEHPVPDDEDIIVRERVRARRSVVLAVDVSGSMKGERVRTAAATVGALAAEIGQGGHDALAVIAFWSDAAVLQRLGDPVRPMELLDEMLRIPARGLTNIAFPLQLAATQLAGVPPRNARVILLSDCVHNAGPDPRPFAGRLPRLDVLLDTSGEKDVELGRELARIGRGGFHAIRTFHDIAPALGELFRT
- a CDS encoding AAA family ATPase: MGETDVAETRRRIAAHLVGRERELELALAAVAAGRDLVLEGPPGTSKTTMLKAITEEWGIPLLFVEGNADLTPAKLVGHHNPARVLREDYSADNFVAGPLVEAMRQGGFLYIEEFNRAPEDTLNTLLTAMADRAIEVPRVGLIEAQPTFRVIASMNPFDNVGTTRLSTSVADRLNRIVVGYQDAESERGIVALRTGLLGPLAERIIPDAVALTRATRTHPDVRQGSSVRGAIDCALVAHELFALRGFDESSPAPTDDAYRTTLFDAMLVSLSGRIHLDEAAETTPERVLREIWEDHFILEPARAEPG
- a CDS encoding mycofactocin-coupled SDR family oxidoreductase, which gives rise to MGRVDGKVAFITGAARGQGRSHALRLAAEGADIIAIDIAESIPGMDRFYPGATEEDLAETVRQVEALDRRIVARKADVRDYDALKAALDEGVAELGHVDIVSANAGIFAFGEQSHLVSDDEWDMVNDINSKGVWHTAKAVIPHLIEQGTGGSIIITSSAAGLKGTPNVVAYTASKHAVVGIMRTLALELAPHRIRVNTVHPTGVATDMILNEATFRLFMPDVEHPTQEAAAEIFATTNALPIPWVEAIDISNAVLYLASDEARYVTGTELKIDAGYTIK
- a CDS encoding mycofactocin-coupled SDR family oxidoreductase yields the protein MGRVEGKVAFITGAARGQGRSHAIRLAQEGADIIAIDICEAIPENPYDGATEEDLAETVRQVEALDRRIVASKADVRDFDQLKGALDEGVAQLGRLDIVSANAGISGSPNLSQDIPDEEWKNMIDINLGGVWRTAKAAIPHLRAGGNGGSIILTSSDAGIFAYPNISHYVSAKHGVVGLMRTLALELAPDFIRVNSIHPTTVDTPMVQNDAIYRLFRPDLENPTKQDFADAAIAMNALPIPWVEAVDISNAVLWLASDEARYVTGVMLPVDAGAAVK